The following are from one region of the Corylus avellana chromosome ca1, CavTom2PMs-1.0 genome:
- the LOC132174703 gene encoding late embryogenesis abundant protein 6-like produces MQAVREKLHDMNAMRKAKAEARAEEQTEKEMANTRMEVAREVRLAKEADAAADLHVARARQKIEREEAKHAPNHPNAIAIVDPPESDRCLLAAEKTSPANKP; encoded by the exons ATGCAGGCTGTGAGGGAGAAGCTACATGATATGAACGCCATGCGCAAGGCCAAGGCCGAAGCCAGGGCCGAAGAGCAG ACGGAGAAAGAGATGGCAAACACCAGGATGGAGGTTGCTCGTGAGGTTAGACTGGCAAAAGAGGCTGATGCCGCGGCGGATTTGCATGTGGCGAGGGCTCGCCAGAAGATAGAAAGGGAAGAAGCCAAGCATGCACCCAACCACCCAAATGCAATTGCCATCGTCGATCCGCCGGAGTCGGACCGTTGTCTTTTGGCTGCAGAAAAAACCAGCCCTGCCAACAAACCCTAG
- the LOC132167114 gene encoding uric acid degradation bifunctional protein TTL isoform X2, whose product MEFGFEEKDFLACCGSTKFAKEMALASPFASLEEAVSAARDLWFNKVDVHAWLQAFSAHPQIGDSTSSSHHATPTSARWSKGEQSTALATATGSTLQELSEWNARYRQKFGFVFLICASGRSSGEILAELKNRYPNRPIVELDIAAQEQMKVTELRLVKLFSSKAKVASTTNQYPAVVAKKVEDRASIIGGHLSATSEATAGKTSQISTRTRPPITTHVLDVSRGSPGAGIEVRLEMWKGAQPRPSFGGTEIGGWVLQGSSTTDNDGRSGQLMSIVDAVDAGIYRISFNTGKYCPAGFFPYVSIVFEIRESQDREHFHVPLLFSPFSFTTYRGS is encoded by the exons ATGGAATTTGGGTTTGAAGAGAAGGACTTCCTAGCGTGCTGCGGAAGCACCAAGTTCGCGAAGGAAATGGCGTTGGCCTCCCCTTTCGCTTCACTGGAAGAAGCCGTGTCTGCCGCCAGAGACTTATGGTTCAACAAGGTTGACGTCCACGCTTGGCTTCAAGCCTTCTCTGCTCATCCCCAGATCGGAGATTCCACCTCTTCTTCCCACCACGCAACTCCCACCAGTGCCCG GTGGAGTAAGGGAGAGCAGTCAACTGCTTTAGCAACTGCTACTGGTTCTACCTTACAG GAACTGTCTGAATGGAATGCTCGGTATAGGCAAAAGTTTGGTTTTGTATTTCTTATATGTGCATCTGGGAGAAGTTCTGGTGAAATTCTTGCTGAATTGAAG AATCGGTACCCTAATAGGCCCATAGTCGAGCTTGATATTGCAGCTCAGGAACAAATGAAAGTAACGGAACTACGTCTTGTGAAACTCTTTTCAAGCAAAGCTAAAGTAGCATCGACAACTAACCAGTATCCTGCAGTTGTCGCAAAGAAAGTAgaag ATCGTGCGAGTATTATTGGAGGCCATTTAAGTGCCACTTCTGAAGCCACAGCTGGGAAAACATCTCAAATTTCAACCAGAACCCGTCCGCCCATTACAACCCATGTCTTGGATGTTTCCCGAGGATCTCCGGGTGCTGGCATCGAGGTACGTCTGGAAATGTGGAAGGGCGCTCAACCCCGTCCGTCATTTGGTGGGACGGAAATAGGTGGTTGGGTACTCCAAGGTTCTTCAACTACGGATAATGATGGACGAAGTGGTCAATTGATGAGCATAGTTGATGCAGTGGATGCAGGCATATACAGGATAAGTTTCAACACTGGTAAGTACTGCCCAGCTGGGTTCTTTCCCTATGTCTCTATTGTGTTCGAAATCAGAGAGTCACAGGATAGGGAACATTTTCATGTTCCTCTGCTGTTTTCACCATTCTCATTCACTACTTACCGTGGAAGCTAG
- the LOC132167114 gene encoding uric acid degradation bifunctional protein TTL isoform X1 — protein sequence MEFGFEEKDFLACCGSTKFAKEMALASPFASLEEAVSAARDLWFNKVDVHAWLQAFSAHPQIGDSTSSSHHATPTSARWSKGEQSTALATATGSTLQELSEWNARYRQKFGFVFLICASGRSSGEILAELKNRYPNRPIVELDIAAQEQMKVTELRLVKLFSSKAKVASTTNQYPAVVAKKVEEDRASIIGGHLSATSEATAGKTSQISTRTRPPITTHVLDVSRGSPGAGIEVRLEMWKGAQPRPSFGGTEIGGWVLQGSSTTDNDGRSGQLMSIVDAVDAGIYRISFNTGKYCPAGFFPYVSIVFEIRESQDREHFHVPLLFSPFSFTTYRGS from the exons ATGGAATTTGGGTTTGAAGAGAAGGACTTCCTAGCGTGCTGCGGAAGCACCAAGTTCGCGAAGGAAATGGCGTTGGCCTCCCCTTTCGCTTCACTGGAAGAAGCCGTGTCTGCCGCCAGAGACTTATGGTTCAACAAGGTTGACGTCCACGCTTGGCTTCAAGCCTTCTCTGCTCATCCCCAGATCGGAGATTCCACCTCTTCTTCCCACCACGCAACTCCCACCAGTGCCCG GTGGAGTAAGGGAGAGCAGTCAACTGCTTTAGCAACTGCTACTGGTTCTACCTTACAG GAACTGTCTGAATGGAATGCTCGGTATAGGCAAAAGTTTGGTTTTGTATTTCTTATATGTGCATCTGGGAGAAGTTCTGGTGAAATTCTTGCTGAATTGAAG AATCGGTACCCTAATAGGCCCATAGTCGAGCTTGATATTGCAGCTCAGGAACAAATGAAAGTAACGGAACTACGTCTTGTGAAACTCTTTTCAAGCAAAGCTAAAGTAGCATCGACAACTAACCAGTATCCTGCAGTTGTCGCAAAGAAAGTAgaag AAGATCGTGCGAGTATTATTGGAGGCCATTTAAGTGCCACTTCTGAAGCCACAGCTGGGAAAACATCTCAAATTTCAACCAGAACCCGTCCGCCCATTACAACCCATGTCTTGGATGTTTCCCGAGGATCTCCGGGTGCTGGCATCGAGGTACGTCTGGAAATGTGGAAGGGCGCTCAACCCCGTCCGTCATTTGGTGGGACGGAAATAGGTGGTTGGGTACTCCAAGGTTCTTCAACTACGGATAATGATGGACGAAGTGGTCAATTGATGAGCATAGTTGATGCAGTGGATGCAGGCATATACAGGATAAGTTTCAACACTGGTAAGTACTGCCCAGCTGGGTTCTTTCCCTATGTCTCTATTGTGTTCGAAATCAGAGAGTCACAGGATAGGGAACATTTTCATGTTCCTCTGCTGTTTTCACCATTCTCATTCACTACTTACCGTGGAAGCTAG
- the LOC132172766 gene encoding agamous-like MADS-box protein AGL80, protein MTRKKVKLAYITNDSARKATFKKRKKGLLKKVSELSTLCGIETCAIIYSPYEAQPEVWPSPLGAQCAIARLKTMPEADQSKKMVNQESFLRQRITKAQEQLKKQQKENREKEMTQVMYRGLVGEGLENLSIVDLNDMGWLIDKNIAEIDEKIKSLQQKPPPHAMPSVASQAIKTEKININDHHHHQEAKNNTIDHQQLLMEFLKPNEDMGITQNHEWLMELLKSSNDQNVGFGRNEDVLQPYAFNSNSLWYSSFP, encoded by the coding sequence ATGACAAGAAAGAAAGTTAAGCTTGCATACATCACAAATGATAGTGCAAGGAAGGCCACCttcaagaaaaggaagaaagggCTGTTGAAGAAGGTGAGTGAGCTTAGCACCCTTTGTGGAATTGAAACATGTGCAATTATTTACAGTCCTTATGAAGCACAGCCTGAGGTTTGGCCTTCCCCCTTGGGAGCTCAATGTGCGATCGCGAGGTTGAAGACGATGCCGGAGGCGGATCAAAGCAAGAAAATGGTGAACCAGGAGAGTTTCCTGAGGCAAAGGATAACCAAAGCTCAAGAGCAGCTGAAGAAACAGCAGAAAGAGAACCGAGAGAAGGAAATGACACAAGTCATGTATAGGGGGTTGGTTGGTGAAGGGTTGGAAAATCTGAGTATTGTTGACTTGAATGACATGGGGTGGCTtattgacaaaaacatagctgAAATTGACGAGAAGATTAAGTCACTCCAACAAAAGCCTCCTCCCCATGCAATGCCTTCAGTGGCAAGCCAAGCCATTAAGACTGAGAAGATTAATATcaatgatcatcatcatcatcaggaAGCAAAGAATAACACGATTGATCATCAGCAATTGTTAATGGAGTTTCTGAAACCGAATGAAGACATGGGAATTACACAGAATCATGAATGGCTAATGGAGTTGCTGAAATCATCAAATGATCAGAATGTGGGGTTTGGCAGGAACGAAGATGTGCTGCAGCCATATGCATTTAATAGCAATAGTTTGTGGTACTCTAGTTTTCCTTAA
- the LOC132168177 gene encoding probable F-box protein At4g22030, with the protein MASLQASLLLFSSPPSSSSSSSKKAINAAIHGPKLPRFLYSVPKKPIRNNMVEELILRDVPIEKNISTTNSSNSIVQTQLYAILEAVADREGMHINVGEQRDNWNTLLLGSINMITLSAATMAGVAAIGGVGLPLLALKLSSTLLYFAATGMLLIMNKIQPSQLAEEQRNAARLFRQLRSQIQAMLALRTPTEEDVENVMEKMLALDKAYPLPLLGAMLDKFPATFAHAVWWPKKKNKSNEGKQLDGKMEKNGWSEELEVEMKNIIEVVQRKDIEDYVRLGNLALKINKILAISGPVLTGIAAIGSAFVGNGSAAAVVAVAAGALASAVTAFEHGGQVGMVFEMYRNCAGFFHLLEETIEGELEEGDLEKRENGELFEMKVALKLGRSLSQLRELAKKSASTHCDGTQVDEFASKLF; encoded by the exons ATGGCTTCCCTGCAAGCTTCACTTCTCCTATTCTCCTCCCcaccttcttcatcttcttcttcttcaaagaaagCCATTAATGCTGCTATACATGGCCCAAAGCTTCCAAGATTCCTTTACTCAGTTCCAAAAAAACCAATAAGAAATAATATGGTAGAGGAATTGATCTTAAGAGACGTGCCAATAGAGAAAAATATCTCTACAACCAACTCCAGTAATAGTATTGTGCAGACGCAGCTCTATGCCATCCTAGAGGCTGTAGCTGACAGAGAAGGCATGCACATCAACGTTGGAGAGCAGCGTGACAATTGGAACACCCTTCTTTTGGGCTCCATCAACATGATAACTCTTAGTGCTGCAACAATGGCTGGTGTTGCAGCCATTGGAGGTGTTGGATTGCCTCTTTTGGCTCTCAAATTATCTTCAACACTCTTGTATTTTGCAGCCACGGGGATGCTGCTTATAATGAACAAGATTCAGCCTTCACAGCTTGCTGAGGAGCAACGCAACGCTGCAAG GTTGTTCAGGCAACTTCGGAGTCAAATCCAAGCTATGCTCGCGCTTCGTACTCCGACAGAGGAGGATGTGGAAAATGTTATGGAAAAGATGTTGGCTCTTGACAAAGCCTACCCACTTCCCTTGCTTGGAGCAATGCTTGACAAGTTCCCAGCAACCTTTGCGCATGCCGTTTGGTGgccgaaaaagaaaaacaaatcaaatgaaGGGAAACAGCTCGACGGGAAGATGGAGAAGAATGGATGGAGTGAGGAGCTGGAAGTGGAAATGAAAAACATCATTGAAGTTGTGCAGAGAAAAGACATTGAGGATTATGTAAGGCTAGGTAACTTGGCATTGAAGATCAACAAGATTTTGGCCATCTCTGGCCCGGTGCTCACCGGCATTGCAGCCATTGGCTCTGCTTTTGTGGGGAATGGATCGGCAGCGGCGGTAGTAGCAGTGGCTGCCGGCGCTTTAGCTAGCGCGGTCACTGCTTTTGAGCATGGCGGGCAAGTTGGGATGGTGTTTGAGATGTACAGAAATTGTGCCGGCTTCTTTCACCTATTGGAAGAGACCATTGAAGGTGAACTTGAAGAAGGAGAtttagagaaaagagaaaatggggAGTTGTTTGAGATGAAGGTGGCTTTGAAGCTGGGAAGAAGCTTGTCACAGCTCAGAGAACTTGCCAAAAAATCTGCTTCTACCCATTGCGATGGAACTCAAGTAGATGAGTTTGCAAGCAAGCTTTTCTga